One segment of Tautonia rosea DNA contains the following:
- a CDS encoding dienelactone hydrolase family protein, giving the protein MCDRGSPPSWHPQVQTPPDVIPPEADRPAPLLFDGEHQPITTLDAWANRRAELMERWRSFLGVIPRPRNVPAIRVLEQDQVEPEVSGQRAVDRLLIAYDPEPGRTVEAYLLRPADPAPTRGRPGAVVLHSTTDATIRQPAGLDGPSDKFIGLHLARRGYVAICPPCFLWDGPDEPDRYMKAVARQRARHPGATGTAAMLYDAQRALDLLEAQADVDAGRIASIGHSLGAKEVLFLAAFDPRVRATVSSEGGIGIGYSNWDAPWYHGEEASRPDFPLDHSQVLALVAPRSFFLIGGDSADGDQSWPYIEACLPVWRLLRAGDALGLFNHGEGHAYPPVAQQRAYEWLDWSLGL; this is encoded by the coding sequence ATGTGCGATCGAGGCTCCCCCCCGTCCTGGCATCCTCAGGTCCAGACGCCTCCCGACGTGATCCCGCCCGAAGCCGATCGGCCCGCTCCGTTGCTCTTCGATGGCGAGCATCAGCCGATCACGACCCTCGACGCCTGGGCCAATCGACGGGCCGAGCTGATGGAACGCTGGCGATCTTTTCTCGGCGTCATTCCCAGGCCGCGCAACGTGCCGGCCATTCGTGTCCTCGAACAGGATCAGGTCGAGCCCGAGGTCAGCGGCCAGCGCGCGGTCGATCGCCTGCTCATTGCCTACGATCCCGAGCCGGGCCGGACGGTCGAGGCGTACCTGCTGCGTCCGGCCGACCCGGCCCCGACCCGAGGCAGGCCGGGGGCGGTCGTCCTGCATTCAACGACCGACGCCACGATCCGACAGCCGGCCGGGCTTGACGGGCCGAGCGACAAGTTCATCGGCCTGCACCTGGCCCGCCGGGGGTATGTGGCGATCTGCCCGCCGTGCTTTCTCTGGGACGGGCCGGACGAGCCGGATCGGTACATGAAGGCCGTCGCCCGCCAGCGAGCAAGGCATCCGGGGGCGACCGGCACGGCGGCGATGCTCTACGACGCGCAGCGGGCGCTCGATCTGCTCGAAGCGCAAGCCGATGTCGATGCCGGTCGGATTGCCAGCATCGGTCACTCGCTCGGGGCGAAGGAGGTCCTGTTCCTGGCCGCGTTTGATCCGAGGGTTCGGGCGACCGTGTCGAGTGAAGGGGGGATCGGCATCGGCTACTCGAACTGGGACGCCCCCTGGTATCACGGCGAGGAGGCGAGTCGGCCCGACTTCCCGCTCGATCATTCCCAGGTGCTCGCCCTGGTCGCGCCCCGGTCGTTTTTTCTGATCGGCGGCGACTCGGCCGACGGCGATCAGAGCTGGCCGTACATTGAGGCATGTTTGCCCGTGTGGCGGCTGCTGCGGGCGGGGGATGCGCTCGGCCTGTTCAACCACGGCGAGGGGCACGCCTATCCTCCCGTCGCGCAGCAACGGGCCTACGAGTGGCTCGACTGGTCGCTTGGCCTCTGA
- a CDS encoding DUF485 domain-containing protein → MPPTHERPAAGTRGGPPAHDVDEPPALTIAYARVGLGLFAVYLALYAAFVGVNAFAPEVMARRPTGGLNLAVSTGLGLIVAAIILSLVYMALCKRVADRYWASSGSRPGGDGDQERGIGR, encoded by the coding sequence GTGCCTCCGACTCACGAACGACCGGCCGCCGGCACGCGCGGCGGCCCTCCCGCGCACGATGTTGACGAGCCGCCGGCCCTGACGATTGCGTATGCGAGGGTCGGGCTTGGGCTGTTCGCGGTCTACCTGGCGCTTTATGCCGCATTCGTGGGAGTCAATGCGTTCGCTCCCGAGGTCATGGCGCGGCGACCGACCGGGGGCCTCAACCTGGCGGTCTCGACCGGCCTGGGGCTGATCGTTGCGGCAATCATTTTGTCACTGGTGTACATGGCTTTGTGTAAACGAGTTGCCGATCGCTACTGGGCCTCCTCGGGCAGTCGGCCGGGGGGTGACGGGGATCAGGAGCGAGGGATCGGGCGATGA
- a CDS encoding sodium/solute symporter produces MIYEPSTIAVVVFAAFVGTVLGLSFYLGRKAREPGGYFAAHGQIHWFVNGIAFAGDYLSAASFLGICGMIAFAGYDGFLYSIGYLAGWVVALFVVAEPLKRLGKFTFADALNSQFDSRGITLAAAASTLVVSIFYLIPQMVGAGTLVRPLLGLPHEAGVITVGAVVVLIVVTAGMVSTSYVQFIKGALLVLFCGVLAVFILRRGLTTEPEVPDGRFQPFVTTTVDQLRDDPTLRILPETEGWRDEPFVRAKNRDTGITTVWYRIDPEGDQLAQAQTLTVLPDGARLANGFPQGKGVGEADLKAVGQVVRLPDDQAETGPLGPIEFLTTVQDSTIVTWNNRIIREADGAVTTVYFPVPTEGNALLVPGGSSTFKGIRSGRLVDKLDFISLMLALFGGTASLPHILIRYYTVKDQKAARRSTVVGIAAIGAFYVLTLYLGLGAMTGGVLDPTNSNMAAPLLARSFGELPFAIISAVAFTTVLGTVSGLIMAASGAIAHDLIENVLRWPISDLRKVRIAKGSAVVIGVVAMALGIAFEKLNVSFLVGWAFNVAASANLPALVMLLFWKKTTKWGITAAIFVGMITSLTWILLSAQAYRDVYGWPAEQSIIPFSQPGLVTIPLGFLVLVVVSLMTQPRQQAAG; encoded by the coding sequence ATGATTTATGAACCCTCGACGATCGCCGTGGTGGTCTTCGCCGCCTTTGTCGGCACGGTCCTCGGGCTGAGCTTCTATCTGGGCAGGAAGGCCCGCGAGCCGGGCGGCTACTTCGCGGCGCACGGGCAAATTCACTGGTTCGTCAATGGAATCGCCTTCGCGGGCGATTACCTCTCGGCCGCGTCGTTTTTGGGCATCTGCGGGATGATCGCGTTCGCCGGGTACGACGGGTTCCTCTACTCGATCGGCTACCTCGCCGGCTGGGTCGTCGCGCTGTTCGTGGTGGCCGAGCCATTGAAACGTCTCGGCAAGTTTACGTTTGCCGATGCCTTGAACAGTCAGTTCGATTCGAGAGGAATCACCCTGGCGGCGGCGGCAAGCACCCTGGTGGTGAGTATCTTCTACCTGATTCCCCAGATGGTCGGCGCGGGAACACTGGTGCGGCCGTTGCTCGGTTTACCGCACGAGGCGGGGGTGATCACGGTGGGGGCGGTGGTGGTGCTCATCGTGGTGACGGCGGGGATGGTGTCCACCTCGTATGTGCAATTCATCAAGGGTGCCTTGCTGGTGTTGTTCTGCGGGGTGCTGGCCGTGTTCATCCTCCGTCGTGGTTTGACGACGGAGCCGGAGGTGCCCGACGGGCGGTTTCAACCGTTTGTGACCACGACGGTCGATCAGCTTCGCGACGATCCAACGCTTCGCATCCTTCCCGAAACCGAGGGCTGGCGCGACGAGCCGTTCGTCAGGGCCAAGAACCGAGACACGGGGATCACGACCGTTTGGTACCGAATCGACCCTGAAGGAGACCAACTGGCTCAGGCGCAAACGCTCACCGTCTTGCCCGACGGCGCTCGCCTGGCCAACGGCTTTCCCCAGGGCAAAGGGGTTGGAGAGGCGGACCTGAAGGCAGTTGGTCAGGTCGTTCGGTTGCCCGACGATCAAGCCGAGACCGGCCCGCTCGGCCCGATCGAGTTTTTGACCACCGTGCAAGACAGCACCATCGTCACCTGGAACAACCGGATCATCCGAGAGGCCGACGGTGCCGTCACGACGGTCTATTTCCCGGTCCCGACCGAGGGAAATGCGCTGCTGGTTCCCGGAGGCAGCTCGACCTTCAAGGGGATTCGGAGCGGTCGGCTGGTCGATAAGCTCGACTTCATCTCCTTGATGCTCGCCCTGTTCGGCGGAACCGCGTCGTTACCTCATATTCTGATCCGATACTACACGGTGAAGGATCAGAAGGCGGCGAGGCGGAGCACCGTCGTCGGCATTGCGGCCATCGGCGCGTTTTATGTGTTGACGCTTTACCTCGGCCTGGGAGCGATGACCGGCGGCGTACTTGATCCGACGAATTCGAACATGGCTGCCCCCTTGCTGGCCCGGAGCTTCGGCGAGCTGCCGTTTGCGATCATCTCGGCCGTGGCGTTTACGACCGTGCTCGGTACGGTTTCCGGCCTGATCATGGCCGCCAGCGGGGCGATCGCGCACGACCTGATCGAGAACGTTTTGCGATGGCCGATCAGCGACCTGCGGAAGGTCCGCATCGCCAAGGGTTCTGCCGTGGTGATCGGCGTGGTGGCGATGGCGCTGGGGATCGCCTTCGAGAAGCTCAATGTGAGCTTCCTGGTCGGCTGGGCGTTCAACGTGGCGGCCTCGGCCAACCTGCCGGCGTTGGTGATGCTCTTGTTCTGGAAGAAGACGACCAAGTGGGGGATCACGGCGGCGATCTTTGTGGGCATGATCACGTCGTTGACCTGGATCTTGTTGAGTGCCCAGGCCTATCGAGACGTTTATGGGTGGCCTGCCGAGCAGTCGATCATCCCCTTTAGCCAGCCGGGGCTGGTGACGATCCCGCTCGGGTTCCTGGTCCTGGTGGTCGTCTCGCTGATGACGCAGCCGAGGCAACAGGCCGCGGGATGA
- a CDS encoding right-handed parallel beta-helix repeat-containing protein, producing the protein MTASPRTPFRSNGRGAGLSCVREAGDLTRIVHRNALTKECMMKFFYMMFLALRGGLPGVLALLLVLPATLSAQKRDLDDSDWTPLMKAARQDDWKAALLLIDQGADRNAKAPQTGMTALMIAAWYESAETLDILLFNRADANLSTQTGVTALMIAAGRGNLAMVDSLIDGGAKVDPVDAEGSNALLMAITAGNPEVVSRLIEAGAEVDDQDPMGISPLMWAASKGNAEVVRVLLDAGADPTLRDDEGNTAADVAWLSGHPDLVPMIRDAPARPDPAIGPPPFRSEPPRDDLPDRLANRTEEAPEGWVVHRSPALQIRMALPAPPELALETLDTQLGPAEDASAFVDQGGMSYSVGRTTYPDEALRLDDDAFFAQLLTDSLFEGRHELVQPADRIRYGPLPGRSVRYRSQSERKTFDTWIEVFRDGSTGYLMAVNARQGKLDDDLARAFFRGVWLLNPGPGIETPDTPEPSRLQLFKDMMVTLVDAEGRGDARTIAEGLQQSEGMILFVMGGVYRESLQINQPIILIGIGDDPSEVVLELPDDTPMLINSSGVFLGNLTVRRADDVASDDPAPLVEITEGRQILEDCVFDTARSNGLVIRGSADPVLRTSEIRGGPFSGVMLIEDSSATLDRCTIQDHDSTGIVAADESRLTLRNSELSENAEVGLLVRDEARVQGELLVLVNNGVDNLRLTDSSLGVFRDCVLSQAGEDGAWLASNSRGTFTACTFSKNGQTGLRLQSATRTVLVDSLIAENEQAGLLIEEQSPALLDRCVIRSNAYAGAELSGSSGATFLDCTIAENAQSGVFAHSAALGQLVACRLTSNGGSGVSVESGRVDLVECELSSNARYGLELASEATVASRGCSFDNHPAGNHTLAEGARLLRLVAVTDDEAVAHQDAPSPEPEAVEDPEPVP; encoded by the coding sequence ATGACGGCCTCTCCTCGCACACCGTTCCGAAGCAACGGTCGCGGGGCGGGGCTGTCTTGCGTTCGGGAGGCGGGCGACCTGACCCGGATCGTTCATCGCAACGCATTGACGAAGGAGTGCATGATGAAATTTTTTTACATGATGTTCCTGGCTTTGCGTGGCGGACTGCCCGGCGTCCTCGCCTTGCTGCTGGTTCTGCCTGCAACCCTCTCCGCCCAGAAGCGGGATCTCGACGATTCCGACTGGACCCCGCTCATGAAGGCCGCCCGACAGGACGACTGGAAGGCCGCGCTGCTCCTGATCGACCAGGGGGCCGACCGAAACGCCAAGGCCCCGCAGACGGGCATGACCGCGCTGATGATCGCCGCCTGGTACGAGTCGGCGGAAACCCTGGACATCCTCCTGTTCAACCGAGCCGACGCGAACCTCAGCACTCAGACCGGAGTCACGGCATTGATGATCGCTGCCGGACGCGGCAACCTGGCGATGGTCGACAGCCTGATCGACGGGGGAGCCAAGGTCGATCCGGTCGATGCCGAGGGCTCCAATGCGCTGCTGATGGCCATCACCGCCGGCAACCCCGAGGTCGTTTCCCGCCTGATCGAGGCGGGGGCCGAGGTCGACGACCAGGACCCGATGGGAATTTCCCCCTTGATGTGGGCCGCCTCGAAGGGCAACGCCGAGGTCGTCCGGGTCCTGCTCGACGCCGGTGCCGACCCGACGCTCCGCGACGACGAGGGAAACACCGCGGCCGACGTCGCCTGGCTCAGCGGGCATCCGGACCTGGTGCCGATGATCCGGGACGCCCCGGCCCGACCCGATCCGGCGATCGGCCCTCCCCCCTTCCGCTCCGAGCCCCCTCGCGACGACCTCCCCGACCGTCTGGCCAACCGCACTGAGGAGGCTCCCGAGGGCTGGGTCGTGCATCGATCCCCCGCCTTGCAGATCCGAATGGCCCTGCCCGCTCCTCCCGAGCTGGCCCTTGAGACCCTCGACACCCAGCTCGGCCCGGCCGAAGATGCCTCCGCCTTCGTCGATCAGGGCGGGATGAGTTACTCCGTCGGCCGCACCACCTACCCCGACGAGGCCCTGAGGCTCGACGACGACGCCTTCTTCGCCCAGCTCCTGACCGACAGCCTGTTCGAAGGGCGTCACGAGCTGGTCCAGCCGGCCGATCGCATCCGCTACGGCCCCTTGCCCGGCCGATCGGTCCGCTACCGATCGCAGAGCGAACGCAAGACCTTCGACACCTGGATCGAGGTCTTCCGGGACGGCTCGACCGGCTACCTGATGGCCGTCAACGCCCGCCAGGGCAAGCTCGACGACGACCTGGCCCGCGCCTTCTTCCGTGGCGTCTGGCTGCTCAACCCCGGCCCCGGAATCGAGACCCCCGACACCCCCGAGCCATCCCGATTGCAGCTGTTCAAGGACATGATGGTCACCCTCGTCGATGCCGAGGGCCGGGGAGATGCCCGCACCATTGCCGAAGGTCTGCAACAGAGCGAGGGCATGATCCTGTTCGTCATGGGCGGCGTCTACCGAGAGTCGCTCCAGATCAATCAGCCGATCATCCTCATCGGCATCGGCGACGACCCCTCCGAGGTCGTCCTCGAACTGCCCGACGACACCCCGATGCTCATCAACTCCTCGGGCGTTTTCCTGGGCAACCTGACCGTCCGACGCGCCGACGACGTCGCCAGCGACGACCCGGCCCCCCTGGTCGAGATCACCGAGGGCCGCCAGATTCTGGAGGATTGCGTCTTCGACACTGCTCGATCGAACGGCCTGGTCATCCGGGGGTCGGCCGATCCGGTCCTCCGGACCTCGGAAATCCGCGGCGGCCCGTTTTCCGGGGTTATGCTGATCGAGGACAGCTCGGCCACCCTTGATCGCTGCACGATCCAGGACCACGATTCCACCGGCATCGTCGCCGCCGATGAGTCCCGGTTGACCCTCCGAAACTCAGAACTCTCCGAGAACGCCGAGGTCGGATTACTCGTCCGAGACGAGGCCCGCGTTCAGGGCGAACTTCTGGTGCTCGTGAACAACGGCGTCGACAACCTTCGACTGACCGACTCCAGCCTCGGCGTCTTCCGCGACTGCGTCCTCTCGCAGGCCGGCGAGGACGGTGCCTGGCTGGCCTCCAACAGCCGAGGGACCTTCACGGCCTGCACCTTCTCCAAGAACGGCCAGACCGGCCTTCGGCTCCAGAGCGCGACCCGCACAGTGCTGGTGGATAGCCTGATCGCCGAGAACGAACAGGCCGGACTGCTCATCGAGGAGCAATCGCCCGCGCTGCTCGATCGCTGCGTGATCCGATCGAACGCCTATGCCGGGGCCGAGCTGTCCGGCTCCAGCGGTGCCACCTTCCTCGACTGTACGATCGCCGAGAACGCGCAATCCGGCGTCTTCGCGCACAGCGCCGCCCTGGGGCAGTTGGTCGCGTGCCGCTTGACCTCGAACGGCGGATCGGGCGTCTCGGTTGAGTCGGGCCGGGTCGATCTGGTCGAGTGCGAGCTGTCGAGCAACGCCCGCTACGGCCTCGAACTCGCGTCCGAAGCCACCGTCGCTTCGCGCGGCTGCTCCTTCGACAACCACCCGGCCGGCAACCATACGCTCGCCGAAGGGGCTCGCCTGCTCCGGCTCGTCGCCGTTACCGATGACGAAGCGGTTGCCCATCAGGACGCCCCCAGCCCGGAACCCGAAGCCGTCGAGGACCCCGAGCCCGTGCCCTGA
- a CDS encoding GspE/PulE family protein, with protein sequence MADNVATGSRPELDDETLARVLTEAQVLSAERLLVAQRHAQEQEIALLKAIQELQMLSPEELDQAVAEHESRQDDSGSLPPVARPPATPAVDSERSERDLRAELHAIAETAVPSDLIEQVMIRAIKARSTDIHLDPQEDRYLVRFRIDGQLHPMVGLDAEIGQAVVRGVKILSDMNLVESRHPQDGALTVKDQGRAYNLRSSTLPTTRGEKVVLRVLEPPDVQFDLNRLGLEPHQAARISNLLARPYGAVLVGGPVGAGKTTTLYSCLHRVSHPNRNVLTIEDPVEYRFSGVNQVEINTQIGLGFAQGLRAILRQDPDVLMIGEIRDEETASIGIRAALTGVLVFSTIHASDAAGTIASLFNYGIPGYTLSGALQGVVSQRLVRAICPECRVGYTPDATVLKALKLNPEEHRDLTLHRGEGCPSCFHTGYHGRVGIFEVLEVSELIRELILTQTTREVINQVARDEGMKTLREAAISKVIEGVTTVEEMYRVTI encoded by the coding sequence ATGGCCGACAACGTGGCGACGGGGTCCAGGCCGGAACTCGACGACGAGACACTCGCCCGGGTGCTTACGGAGGCTCAGGTCCTCTCGGCCGAGCGGTTGCTGGTCGCCCAGCGGCACGCTCAGGAGCAAGAGATTGCCTTGCTGAAAGCGATCCAGGAACTGCAGATGCTCTCGCCCGAAGAACTGGATCAGGCGGTTGCCGAGCATGAGTCCCGGCAAGACGACTCCGGATCGTTGCCGCCGGTGGCCAGGCCGCCGGCGACGCCCGCGGTCGACAGCGAGCGCTCCGAGCGCGATCTGAGGGCCGAGCTGCACGCGATCGCCGAGACGGCCGTGCCCTCCGACCTGATCGAGCAGGTTATGATCCGGGCCATCAAGGCCCGATCGACCGACATCCATCTCGACCCTCAGGAAGACCGTTACCTCGTTCGATTCCGGATCGACGGCCAGTTGCACCCGATGGTCGGGCTCGACGCCGAGATCGGCCAGGCGGTGGTTCGAGGGGTCAAGATCCTCTCGGACATGAATCTGGTGGAGTCGCGCCACCCGCAGGATGGGGCCTTGACGGTCAAGGATCAAGGCCGAGCCTATAACCTGCGGTCCTCGACCCTGCCGACGACCCGAGGCGAGAAGGTCGTGCTCCGGGTCCTCGAACCGCCCGATGTGCAGTTCGACCTGAACCGGCTGGGCCTGGAACCGCACCAGGCGGCTCGCATCTCGAACCTGCTGGCCCGGCCGTACGGCGCGGTGCTCGTCGGCGGTCCGGTCGGGGCGGGGAAGACGACCACTCTGTACAGCTGCCTGCACCGGGTCTCGCACCCGAACCGCAACGTCCTGACGATCGAAGACCCGGTCGAGTACCGCTTCAGCGGGGTCAACCAGGTGGAGATCAACACTCAGATCGGCCTCGGCTTCGCCCAGGGGTTGCGGGCGATCCTGCGGCAGGACCCCGACGTGTTGATGATCGGCGAGATCCGGGACGAGGAGACCGCCAGCATCGGCATTCGAGCGGCCCTGACCGGCGTGCTCGTCTTCAGCACGATTCACGCCTCGGACGCGGCCGGGACGATCGCCTCCCTGTTCAATTACGGGATTCCCGGCTACACTCTCTCGGGAGCCTTGCAGGGGGTGGTCAGTCAGCGGCTTGTGCGGGCGATCTGCCCGGAATGCCGGGTCGGCTACACACCCGACGCGACGGTCTTGAAGGCCTTGAAGCTCAACCCCGAGGAGCACCGCGACCTGACCCTCCATCGGGGCGAAGGCTGCCCAAGCTGCTTCCACACCGGGTATCATGGCCGGGTCGGCATCTTCGAGGTCCTGGAGGTCTCGGAGCTGATTCGGGAGCTGATCCTCACCCAGACGACCCGAGAGGTCATCAACCAGGTCG